The Ruania halotolerans genome contains the following window.
CCACGCCAACGACGGCAACACCCTCTACCCGGCGATGCGGATCGCCCGGCACACCCGCGCCCGGCTTGTCTACGACGCCCACGAGCTGTGGCGCCATCGCAACGTGCGGCCGCGTCCCGTGGCCCCGCATGTGGAGCACCTGATGGAACGACTCGGGATCCGCCGCGCCACCTCGGTGATCACCGTCTCTCCGAGCATCGCCGCCTGGTTGCACCGCACCTACCGGCTGCCGCGCACGCCCGCACTGGTGCGCAACATCCCCGCCGCTGCACCGGTGCCCGACCCCGCGCAAGGGCTCCTCCGCGAACGCGCAGGCCTCGATCCCCAGACCCCGGTGATCGCCTACGGCGGGCGGATCACCACCAGCCGCGGGATCGAGGAGACGATTGACGCCCTGGCGCATCTCCCCGAGATCCACCTGGTGCTCCTCGGCTATGGCGAGGAGGACTACCTGGCCGTGGTCCGCCGTCGGGCGCGTGCGGCTGGAGTGGAAGAGCGAGTGCACATGGTCGGGGCGGTTCCCTCGGCGGAGGTGGCCACGGCGCTCGCAGACGCCGACCTCTCGGTGGTCTACGTGCGCCCCGCGTGCCTGAGCTACGAGTACTCGCTGCCGAACAAGCTGTTCGAGTCGATCCATGCCGGGCTGCCGATCGTCGCGGCCGACCTGCCCGACACCAAGGCTGTCGTGCTCGAGTACGGGGTGGGGGAGATCTTCGCCGTCGACGGCGGCCCTGCCGAGCTGGCCGCCGCGATGCAGCGGGTGCTCGCAGACCCCCAGGCCTACCGGGCCGCTGCCCGGGAGGCTGCGGCTGCACTCACCTGGGAGGGCGAGGCCGAGGTGCTGCTCGCCGAGTACCGCCGAGTGCTCGGACATCGCGCTGGGCGGGGCCACACGTGAGCCAGGTGTGGGTGATCTCGTTCTCTCCGATCGCCGAGGACGCCCGGGTGCTCAAGCAGGTGCGGGTGCTGGCCGCCGAGCATGAGGTGACCACCGTCGGCTACGGGCCGCCGCCGGCCGAGGCGAGCCGGCACTATGAGATCCCCGCAGAGCTGGTGGCCTGGCATAAGGACCGGCTCAGTCTGATGCTGCGCCGCTACCGGCAGGTGCAGGCGAAGAACACCGTGATCGCGCACCTGCACACCACGCTGCCGGTGGGTGAGGCGGACGTGGTGGTGGCCAATGACGCCGACACCGTGCCGTTGGCGCTCGCGCTGCGCCCGCGCGCCGGCGTGCATGTGGACCTGCACGAATACGCCCCGCGGGAGAACGAGGAGTCGTGGCGATGGCGGCTGTTCGTGGCACCGTACTACCGGTGGATCATCCGCCGGTTCGTCACGCGAGCGGCCTCGGTCACGACCGTAGGGCGGGGGCTCGCGCAGGAGTACCAGCGCGAGTTCGGGATCGAGGCGGGTGTGGTGGAGAACGCCACCGCCTTTCATGACGCCGAACCCACTCAGGTCGAGCGGCCGATCCGGCTGGTGCACTCGGGCAATGCGCGCCGTAACCGCACCCTGGAGCTGATGATCGACGCCGTGGCCGCCACTAGCGCCGATGTGACCCTCGATCTGTTCCTGATGCCGAACGACCCTACCTATCTGGCCGAGCTGAAGGAGCGTGCGGCGGCGACGAACGCAGCGCTTGGCTCGGATCGGGCGCGCGTGCACGATCCGGTGCCGTATGCGGAGCTGGTGCCTACGCTGTGCGGCTACGACGTGGGCGTGTTCGTGCTCCCACCGCTCACGTTCAACTACCGGTGGACCTTGCCGAACAAGTTCTTCGATTTCGTGCAGGCCCGGCTGGGCATCATCGTGGGCCCCTCACCGGAGATGGCAGGCCTGGTGCGCGAGCACGGTCTGGGGGAGGTCACCGAGGAGTTCACGACGGCGTCCCTCACCCAGGTGTTGGATCGGCTCTCTCCGGAGGCGGTCCAGCAGTGGAAGGCTGCCTCACATGCTTTGGCGCCGGAGGTGGCGGCGGAGCGTCGATCCGGCGGGTGGGTCGATGCGGTGCGGGCGTTGGTTGGCGGCCGGTAGCGCAAGGACGAGCTGGGATCGGCGCTCAGCGCCGCAGTGCTGTTTCGGCTGCTTCGGTGAGAGCCGCAGCGTTCCTCACGGCCGTCTTCGCGCGAGACAAGGTGAGGTAGACGAGCCCGTAGTGTGCTCCGTCCTTGACCTCAAGGAGTCGCGCAAGTGAGCGGGACATCTCTTTCCCGTTCGGCTCGACCTGTTCGAGGAGCCGCGTGGCCTCGCGGTGATCCTGGCCGCGCGGGCGTTGCCCGAGGTTTCGACAGCACAGCGAGTCGGAGGCAGCGATTCCTGCGAGTACGGCGAGCGCTGCCGCAGCGCCTGGCGTTGCCAGATCGTCATCGGCATCGAGGATGAGTTCCGCGGTATCGAGGAACTTGCGCGATTGGGCCGCCCTCACCCTGGCCTCGGCGATGCCGCAGTCCTGAGTCCGTGCACCCCGTGTCGTCATCAGTGGAGTTCCTTCCGAATCAGCCGATCCAGCAGTGTGCCGAACACCACGACGGCGTCCCGACGCCACTCGTCCACGATCGCCTCACCTGTGGTGACGTGCCGGGCGAAATCGGTGTCCGTGATGTCGTAGACCTGGCAGTGGTTGCCCGTCCACGTGAGCACGGATTCGCGAAGCGTGTCGACCTGGCTTGTCCACATAGGCTCGTCCGCGGTGTGGTGCACGATCAAGATGTCCACGTCACTGTCAACGCCGCCGTCTCCGCGCGCCGCGGAACCGAACACGGCCACCGTTGTCGGTTCGATCTCCCAAGACATAATCAGGTCACGGAGGCGGTCGAAGAGTTCCTGTCGAAGTTCAGTCAGTGCACGCACGGCGGGCCACGCAATGTGGTCGCGGTTCGCCACGTACATCGTGGCCCGTCCGGCCCTGGTTGCATGGACTAGTCCGTGCTCCACCATGCGGTTCAATACGAGTCGCACCCCGGACTCGCTGCCCGTGCCCGCCAGGCGGTGTGCCTCGCGACCCGTGAGTGCACGGGATGTGCCCGCGAGGACCTCCAGCACGGGGCCCTCCAGCGAGGGGACGACGGCCGTCATGGGTCGACTCACATCCATAAGCACCTCAACTCACTTCACCGCACCCATCAACAGCACGCTACCGATATCAGTAGAATACTACGGATAAGAGCAGAATACTACGGATAGTAGGGCTGGCGCCAGTCATCCGTGCGACGTATCCCCTCACCCGAAATGGCTGCGCTGGTGCGCGAGCACGGTCTGGGGGAGGTCACCGAGGATTTCACGACGGCGTCCCTCACCCAGTGTTGGACCGGGGAGTCTCTGACACATCGGAGCCTCCACCAGATCCAGTGAGATTCACCTGGAGCGTTGCAACTATCGATCGTGCAGCAGACCCTCTCGTCACGCATATCCAGTCACGAGACGGAAGCGAGTGCCCGCACTGTTCGCTCGGCGGCGTGGCCGTCGCCGTAGGGCGTGTCCGACGTTGCTCCAGGCCGCGGTCGCGTCGCTGCTGCTGCGATCTGCCCGGGTTCAGCGAGTTGGTTCCACCCGAGCTCCACTGTCTCGACCCACTCGGTCTCGCTGCGCACCGTGGTGCACGGCACCCGCAGCTCGAACGCTTCCTTCTGCAGACCGCCGGAGTCGGTGATCACCCCGCGCGCCTGGGAGATCAGGGTTACCAGGTCCGGGTAGCCGAGCGGATCGAGCACCCGCACCGCTCCGCGCGCCAGGTCCGCGCCGGTGGCTCGCAGGCGCGGGTGTGCGAGCAACAGCACCGGGTGGTCAACCGCGCCGAGCCCATCCAAGATCGCGTCCAGCCTGTCGCGATCGTCGGTGTTCTCGGCCCGGTGGATCGTCGCCACGCTGAACTCCCCGGCGCGCACATCGAACCGTCGGAGCAACTCGGGCGCAGAACCGGCCACCGAGGCCGCCACCTGGTGCAGCACGTCCGTCATCACATCGCCCACCACGTGGGTCCGCTCCGCCAATCCCTCGCGGGCCAGGTGCTCGGCCGCCACCTGCGTCGGCGCCAGCAGCAGGTCGGCCGCATGGTCAGTGAGTACTCGATTGTGCTCCTCCGGCATCCGCCGGTTGAACGAGCGCAACCCCGCCTCCAGGTGCGCCACCGGTAGGTGCGCCTTCACCCCGGCCAACGCCGCCGCAAGCGTCGAGTTCGTGTCCCCGTACACGAGCACCCAGTCGGGGGAGTGCTCCAGCAACACGGGTTCCAGGGCGGTGAGCATCGCCCCGGTCTGCGCGGCGTGCGAACCGGACCCGATCCCCAACTGCACGTCCGGTGCCGGGATGTGCAGCGTCGAGAAGAACACGTCCGAAAGCAACTCGTCGTAGTGCTGCCCGGTGTGCACGATCACATGGTCCACACCGGCCGCTGTGCAGGCAGCAGCCACTGGAGCGAGCTTGACGAATTGGGGTCGGGCGCCGACCACGCTGAGGATGCGCACGTCTCCGAGTCTGGCACGACCTGCCGGGCGTGAGCGGCCTCACGATCCTCGGTTCGAGCTGGAGGCGCTGCTGCGCCATACTCGGAGACGTGCACATCACTCAGGTCGGAGTCGTCAGCCGAGGGGGCCGCCAGTGAACATCGTTGCCGTCACCCCGTGGTTCCCCACCGACGACGCACCCACGATGGGCACGTTCGTCGCCTCCGATGTGGCCGCCCTGGCCGCCCGCCCGGAGGTCACCTCGATCCGGGTGGTGCACCTGATCCCACCGGCCCAGGACGACGGCGAGACGCACCTCACCCGTGACGGCATTGCTGTTCATCGCATCCCGATGAACCCGCGCTCACCGCTCTCGGTGCTCCGCGCCGGCCGGGCACTGCGCCGTGCCGTGGCAGGGGCCCACCTCGTGCACACGATGGCTTTTCCAGCGCTGCTGCCGATGGCGTGGTGGCGACCGAAGGCACCGTGGGTGCACACCGAGCACTGGTCCGGGCTGACCACCCCCTCCACCCTCCCGCTCAGCTGGCGCCTTTCCCTGCCGTTGCTGTGGCCGCTGGTGCGACGCCCCGACGCCGTCACCGCCGTGTGCGAGTACCTCGCCACCCCGATTCGTGCCCGCCGCAAGGACGCCCCGACGACGGTGGTGCCGTGCATCGTGCCTGCTCCGGCGCGCTTGCAGGACCGCCCGATGCGCCCCCGCACCCCCACCCGGCTGGTCGCCGTTGGCGGTCTTGTGGACCGCAAGGATCCCTTGTTGGCCGTGGATACCGTGGCTGAACTTGCTGGCAGGGGCCACCCGGCGCGGCTCACCTGGATCGGCGACGGGCCGCTGCGCACGAAGGTGCAACGCCGCGCACAGCGCCGGAAGGTCGAGCACCTGGTGCGCCTGCCCGGTTCGACCGACGCCGCCGGGGTCCGCGCCGCACTCGGCGACGCCGACGTGTTCTTCCTGCCTACCCGTGGAGACAATTTCTGCGTCTCCGCTGCCGAGGCGCTCGTGGAGGGGCGCCCGGTGGTCGTGGGCGCCACTGGCGGGCAGGGCGAGTACATCGACCCGCAGGTGGGCACACTGGTGTACGAGCAGACCGCTGCTG
Protein-coding sequences here:
- a CDS encoding glycosyltransferase — translated: MSESDQMPGADEAVPGATDAAEQAFDGVQEAVQQAVHPEAPLTVRGHTPRVAILVYNDAHADARVLKTAATLRAAGCEVRILAVARERAGYPEGGETLPNGVQIVRLPEFQLARSAPWLAHAYRWVLDRLRRVAGAEEPTAAASGPVSGAFRSPSDGSTTPTHPTAAPAEPAGTPAPAAAAKPVGALLDLWLRTYRTVSLAIYWRAAIADGVAFAPDVIHANDGNTLYPAMRIARHTRARLVYDAHELWRHRNVRPRPVAPHVEHLMERLGIRRATSVITVSPSIAAWLHRTYRLPRTPALVRNIPAAAPVPDPAQGLLRERAGLDPQTPVIAYGGRITTSRGIEETIDALAHLPEIHLVLLGYGEEDYLAVVRRRARAAGVEERVHMVGAVPSAEVATALADADLSVVYVRPACLSYEYSLPNKLFESIHAGLPIVAADLPDTKAVVLEYGVGEIFAVDGGPAELAAAMQRVLADPQAYRAAAREAAAALTWEGEAEVLLAEYRRVLGHRAGRGHT
- a CDS encoding glycosyltransferase gives rise to the protein MSQVWVISFSPIAEDARVLKQVRVLAAEHEVTTVGYGPPPAEASRHYEIPAELVAWHKDRLSLMLRRYRQVQAKNTVIAHLHTTLPVGEADVVVANDADTVPLALALRPRAGVHVDLHEYAPRENEESWRWRLFVAPYYRWIIRRFVTRAASVTTVGRGLAQEYQREFGIEAGVVENATAFHDAEPTQVERPIRLVHSGNARRNRTLELMIDAVAATSADVTLDLFLMPNDPTYLAELKERAAATNAALGSDRARVHDPVPYAELVPTLCGYDVGVFVLPPLTFNYRWTLPNKFFDFVQARLGIIVGPSPEMAGLVREHGLGEVTEEFTTASLTQVLDRLSPEAVQQWKAASHALAPEVAAERRSGGWVDAVRALVGGR
- a CDS encoding nucleotidyltransferase domain-containing protein, translated to MSRPMTAVVPSLEGPVLEVLAGTSRALTGREAHRLAGTGSESGVRLVLNRMVEHGLVHATRAGRATMYVANRDHIAWPAVRALTELRQELFDRLRDLIMSWEIEPTTVAVFGSAARGDGGVDSDVDILIVHHTADEPMWTSQVDTLRESVLTWTGNHCQVYDITDTDFARHVTTGEAIVDEWRRDAVVVFGTLLDRLIRKELH
- the wecB gene encoding non-hydrolyzing UDP-N-acetylglucosamine 2-epimerase — encoded protein: MRILSVVGARPQFVKLAPVAAACTAAGVDHVIVHTGQHYDELLSDVFFSTLHIPAPDVQLGIGSGSHAAQTGAMLTALEPVLLEHSPDWVLVYGDTNSTLAAALAGVKAHLPVAHLEAGLRSFNRRMPEEHNRVLTDHAADLLLAPTQVAAEHLAREGLAERTHVVGDVMTDVLHQVAASVAGSAPELLRRFDVRAGEFSVATIHRAENTDDRDRLDAILDGLGAVDHPVLLLAHPRLRATGADLARGAVRVLDPLGYPDLVTLISQARGVITDSGGLQKEAFELRVPCTTVRSETEWVETVELGWNQLAEPGQIAAAATRPRPGATSDTPYGDGHAAERTVRALASVS
- a CDS encoding glycosyltransferase, whose amino-acid sequence is MNIVAVTPWFPTDDAPTMGTFVASDVAALAARPEVTSIRVVHLIPPAQDDGETHLTRDGIAVHRIPMNPRSPLSVLRAGRALRRAVAGAHLVHTMAFPALLPMAWWRPKAPWVHTEHWSGLTTPSTLPLSWRLSLPLLWPLVRRPDAVTAVCEYLATPIRARRKDAPTTVVPCIVPAPARLQDRPMRPRTPTRLVAVGGLVDRKDPLLAVDTVAELAGRGHPARLTWIGDGPLRTKVQRRAQRRKVEHLVRLPGSTDAAGVRAALGDADVFFLPTRGDNFCVSAAEALVEGRPVVVGATGGQGEYIDPQVGTLVYEQTAAAYADAVIDVEHRTLHLNASDVAATVTDRFSPEHVTDGYLEAYARARR